Proteins encoded within one genomic window of Camelina sativa cultivar DH55 chromosome 19, Cs, whole genome shotgun sequence:
- the LOC104766698 gene encoding uncharacterized protein LOC104766698 encodes MDPWSWICELPESPEFFESDSHAVFQLAGDLTRSIKLRAEWDSGSEPESHSLTFKVIVEGFDRVKTSTIWVSDTCLLSSEKPFLPLVLQVLRELISHSPTTRDGARTKSELLEIKPGPVSWVMDSHSPESFSSVFNLILLVRLFWLCVFDAPSEVGSFFFQNLLGPHVNALTCQQAPVLRTFLVSLGVDAELCIVRAASYALSKWMISKEVGLGNLGLKQFSSSLMPSHPSLGFSYATEAHGLWILKGYFPILSMNVTNNSSNQIQNKIVKFPFVEPKEAVLRYALSHQQAEILVQFEYSVKFHENYIKVNARVDNIRIHMSKLGFQNGGVGLENKIADCYSEERYFPSRVRVWLGPEIGSSHVSGLSLGRSTKNEEREVEVTRVLKGNFGKGKVAPRVKARARMSTKRKVKDWKIEQDSEGNAAVFDAVLYDRESGQEVTTVKPNRNQEGLKNVFTKSGGMVFGRDEYGDEVGWRVGREMEGSVLKWRMGGKIWLTYWPNKLNTSFYETRCVEWCDEVDLPLLPTSN; translated from the coding sequence atggaCCCATGGTCGTGGATATGCGAGCTTCCAGAATCTCCCGAGTTCTTCGAGTCTGATTCTCACGCAGTGTTTCAGCTGGCAGGCGATTTGACACGTTCCATCAAACTTAGAGCGGAATGGGATTCTGGTTCTGAACCAGAATCTCACTCTCTCACCTTCAAAGTCATAGTAGAGGGTTTTGACCGCGTTAAAACGTCGACCATATGGGTCTCCGACACATGTCTCTTGTCGTCGGAGAAACCGTTCCTCCCTTTGGTTCTCCAGGTTCTTCGAGAACTAATCTCCCATTCTCCAACCACACGTGATGGTGCGCGCACAAAGTCTGAGCTACTTGAGATCAAGCCAGGTCCGGTTAGCTGGGTCATGGACTCTCACTCCCCTGAGTCCTTCTCATCCGTATTTAACCTCATCCTCCTCGTGCGCCTCTTTTGGCTGTGTGTTTTCGACGCGCCTAGTGAAGTAggctctttcttcttccaaaacttACTAGGTCCACACGTGAACGCACTAACGTGTCAACAAGCACCTGTGTTACGAACGTTTCTGGTCTCCCTCGGTGTAGACGCCGAGCTGTGCATCGTACGTGCTGCTTCTTACGCCTTGTCCAAATGGATGATCTCCAAGGAGGTGGGACTTGGGAATCTCGGGTTGAAACAGTTCAGCAGCAGCCTCATGCCCTCACATCCTTCTTTGGGATTTTCTTATGCAACAGAAGCTCATGGGCTTTGGATCTTGAAAGGCTATTTCCCAATCTTGTCAATGAACGTCACAAATAATAGCTCTAACCAGATTCAGAACAAGATCGTCAAGTTTCCCTTCGTAGAGCCCAAAGAAGCTGTCCTACGTTACGCTTTGTCGCACCAACAAGCTGAAATACTCGTACAGTTCGAATACTCCGTTAAGTTCCATGAGAACTACATTAAAGTGAACGCACGTGTGGACAACATACGCATCCACATGTCGAAGCTAGGGTTTCAGAACGGAGGAGTTGGTCTGGAGAATAAGATAGCAGACTGTTACTCGGAGGAGAGATACTTTCCGTCGCGGGTACGGGTTTGGCTCGGGCCAGAAATCGGGTCGAGCCACGTCTCTGGACTAAGCCTAGGGCGGTCGACCAAGAATGAGGAGAGAGAAGTCGAGGTGACGAGGGTTTTAAAGGGGAACTTCGGAAAAGGGAAAGTGGCTCCGAGAGTGAAGGCAAGAGCAAGAATGTCTACAAAGAGGAAGGTTAAAGATTGGAAAATCGAGCAGGATAGCGAAGGAAACGCTGCTGTTTTCGACGCGGTATTGTACGATAGAGAGAGCGGCCAAGAAGTGACAACGGTGAAGCCGAATCGGAACCAAGAGGGTTTAAAGAATGTGTTTACGAAGAGTGGAGGGATGGTGTTTGGAAGGGATGAGTATGGAGATGAAGTTGGCTGGAGAGTTGGGAGAGAGATGGAAGGAAGTGTGTTGAAATGGAGAATGGGTGGTAAAATTTGGCTAACTTATTGGCCAAACAAGTTAAACACTTCGTTTTATGAGACTAGATGTGTGGAGTGGTGTGATGAGGTTGATTTGCCTTTGCTTCCCACTTCTAATTAA
- the LOC104766697 gene encoding uncharacterized protein LOC104766697 isoform X2, which translates to MAWRSAGSAARSFVSATARSPSLRSPSRALPRLRPPPSSRRFTFSSPSRNLGALGCTQSFLPLYSVVAASQLTSHLNVNLRAFCELSNGIGKDG; encoded by the exons ATGGCTTGGCGCAGTGCAGGATCCGCTGCTCGCTCTTTCGTCTCCGCCACCGCTAGATCACCGTCTCTCCGTTCTCCGTCGAGGGCGCTCCCCCGTCTCCGTCCTCCTCCATCCTCCCGTCGCTTCACCTTTTCATCACCTTCCAG GAATCTAGGAGCACTTGGTTGTACACAGTCGTTCTTGCCTCTGTACAGTGTTGTGGCTGCTTCTCAACTCACATCTCACCTTAATGTTAATTTGAGGGCTTTCTGCGAGCTGTCTAACG GAATTGGAAAAGATGGGTGA
- the LOC104766697 gene encoding uncharacterized protein LOC104766697 isoform X3, producing MAWRSAGSAARSFVSATARSPSLRSPSRALPRLRPPPSSRRFTFSSPSRNLGALGCTQSFLPLYSVVAASQLTSHLNVNLRAFCELSNGT from the exons ATGGCTTGGCGCAGTGCAGGATCCGCTGCTCGCTCTTTCGTCTCCGCCACCGCTAGATCACCGTCTCTCCGTTCTCCGTCGAGGGCGCTCCCCCGTCTCCGTCCTCCTCCATCCTCCCGTCGCTTCACCTTTTCATCACCTTCCAG GAATCTAGGAGCACTTGGTTGTACACAGTCGTTCTTGCCTCTGTACAGTGTTGTGGCTGCTTCTCAACTCACATCTCACCTTAATGTTAATTTGAGGGCTTTCTGCGAGCTGTCTAACG GTACTTGA
- the LOC104766697 gene encoding uncharacterized protein LOC104766697 isoform X1 produces MAWRSAGSAARSFVSATARSPSLRSPSRALPRLRPPPSSRRFTFSSPSRNLGALGCTQSFLPLYSVVAASQLTSHLNVNLRAFCELSNGTFQRTCPDR; encoded by the exons ATGGCTTGGCGCAGTGCAGGATCCGCTGCTCGCTCTTTCGTCTCCGCCACCGCTAGATCACCGTCTCTCCGTTCTCCGTCGAGGGCGCTCCCCCGTCTCCGTCCTCCTCCATCCTCCCGTCGCTTCACCTTTTCATCACCTTCCAG GAATCTAGGAGCACTTGGTTGTACACAGTCGTTCTTGCCTCTGTACAGTGTTGTGGCTGCTTCTCAACTCACATCTCACCTTAATGTTAATTTGAGGGCTTTCTGCGAGCTGTCTAACGGTACCTTCCAACGCACTTGTCCGGATCGCTAG
- the LOC109130866 gene encoding lissencephaly-1 homolog, which translates to MSQLMQNISLPFIEEIIEEDIICNLDSRTKADAVSPHLTNSDSSILEASPNMAPTADHDDDVHKSAESRVSFPMEHLDFSRKLPNHSQDDKEIVGSDLKAPPIGMHWTNMHVDQVHAIFDCSGRYVITGSDDRLVKIWSMDIADWLATCRGHEDVITDLVVNSNSTFIASASKDCVIRVWRLPDGLPVSVLYEHTGTVTFSPKPGSPYQLLS; encoded by the exons ATGTCTCAGCTTATGCAGAATATTAGCTTACCTTTTATTGAAGAGATTATAGAGGAAGACATTATCTGTAACCTCGATAGTAGAACGAAAGCCGATGCAGTTTCTCCCCATCTAACCAACTCTGATTCTAGCATCTTGGAAGCTTCTCCAAACATGGCTCCAACAgctgatcatgatgatgatgttcaCAAGTCTGCAGAGAGTAGAG TTTCTTTCCCTATGGAGCATTTGGATTTCTCCAGAAAATTGCCTAATCATTCACAAG ATGACAAGGAAATTGTTGGAAGTGATCTCAAAGCACCACCAATTGGCATGCATTGGACTAATATGCATGTTGATCAGGTTCATG CTATTTTTGATTGCTCGGGAAGGTATGTAATCACTGGTTCGGATGACCGCCTTGTGAAAATATGGTCCATGGATATTGCAGACTGGCTGGCTACCTGTCGAGGGCATGAA GATGTGATAACTGATCTTGTTGTGAACTCGAACAGCACGTTCATCGCATCCGCATCAAAGGATTGTGTGATCCGTGTT TGGCGATTGCCAGATGGCTTACCGGTTTCTGTCCTCTATGAACATACTGGAACTGTTACATTCAGTCCCAAACCTGGATCCCCGTATCAGCTTCTCtcgtaa